The region GAGCTTGCCGTATCATCGGTACCAGCGGGCATCGCCACCCTTCCTAATCCTGATAATGTAATGGAGGAGGACGTGGTGCCGGTAGCCGACCTGGAAGACGATGGCACAAAGATGGAGGACAATGTGATGGACATCGACGAGTCGAGTGTCGAACCGATGGATCAGTAACGTGCGCGACGGCGTTCGATCGCTCCATTCCGCCGCGGTCTCTCCTTTCACCATCCATCATCAAACCTATTCCATTCGAGAGCGCCTTGCATTGACGCTacgtctgttgctgctgctatccgTATTATCGGCTAATATTACaatgaagtttttttttttcgaaatgaCAAATAAATTGCTCGATAGATAGTGTGGCATTACCTGATTTCCCTTGACTTTGATCAACTCCTTGGTACGgtcgacgatgaagaagaaaccatcCTTGTCGTAGTAAGCGACGTCACCGGTGCGCAGATAGCCATCCTCGACGAGCGTTTCCTTGGTAGCCGCTTCGTTCTTCAGGTAGCCCTTCATTATCTGCGGCCCACGGATATACAGTTCACCGGTTTGGTGCGGGCCCAGGTTAGTGCCGTCGCTTAGCGAGACAATCTTCGCTTCCGTGTTGGGGTACAACTGACCACAGGTACCGACCTTCGTTTGGTCGTACCGGAACGGTGTACAGAGCGTCACCGGTGAGCTCTCGGTCATACCGTAGCCCTGCGCAATATCGATATCACGGCCCACCTTCTGGCGGAATTTTTCTTGAAGCTGCAGTGAGGCCGGCGCCGCCCCAACCAGCACCGACTCAACGCTGGCCAGGTGATCTGCCGTAATTTTCGGGTGCGTCGCcaggaagagcagcagcgacggtaCCACGAACAGGAACTGCGGTCGGAATTCGGCCAGGCATTGAATGTAATCTTCGGGAATGAACCTGCAGATAGGCACGGAGTATTATTTGCAGATTAGTTTGATGCGAATTGAAGACATTTGGCCTGGTGAACCACTGGCTAACCATGCGGAAAGGCATAACATACTACAATAATTTAGATCTTTTCATAAGGAAGAGAGAACAGTGACAGGATTGTCTGAAGTCCTTTAGGTGCGTAAGTGTGTGGTTCACCCGGATGCTCTATCTGTGTTCGATGGTTATAAATAGGTAGGATATATTTATGCATGTAGATAAATGTTGTTCTTAACGGTATccatatttattattattaatgttattattatttgtttatgTAATATAGAATTGTTTGTGTATCATCAGCAGCTGTGTAGTTTATAGTAGTAGTATCCACAGAGCGAATTCGGCAGTAGCTTTCACCATCCTACTTCTCCTCTCTTATCATCAGACGCCATCGATTCCCCCACCTCCTGGCCCTAGCTTGGTGATCGATGTCCGGTGATTCCgtagcgcagcagcatcgcatcagTAACACCTGATCATGGCGACCCCCGGGTTCGGGGCGAGGGCGACGGATTTGAGGATACTTCTGGTttatgttgcagcagcatcagtagcaccTCGTTTTAGTCATCAGTTCCATGCTCTATCCTGTCTGGTATTTATCTTTGTGTATACGCCCGTGGGTCTCTAATGGTTTCTCTCTACTGCCTAGCCTGCCCTGAGGTTGCTGAGGGCGCTGGGCCCAGCGAGATGATAAGGCTTCCCGCCCCGGAACACGACCTTGCATCATGATCGTGCCCCGAGTTCCGCCTCTATCCCCTCTCCCCGTCCTCATTGCGAACCACTACTAattatggtttttgttttaaaaaaagagaaaaaacacACCTCGTCACCGGTCTCGTCTctactccttcttctgcttctgcttcttcgtctatctccactcttcatcatcgatttgttttttagggttttccttttttttgttttgcttctctgTTGATGGTCGCGCTGGTATTCCTGCCTGTTCGtatgtgcatgcgtgtgtgggtgtgaatgtgtgtcatcaccgcaccacaccagttTCTGCAACAACACGCGCCTCGAACTGCATTTCTATGCATCCTGATTAACTTCCTGGATCCGTGGTTTGTTTGCTATGCTATGTATTCCACCTTATCCTCAACACCACCcactcacacccacacacacgcacacacacagacactttTGTGTTTGATGTGCGACATTCTCGCCCAGTTCCATGCACTACACACCTTCTACTACCTGCTACTACTCAtcaaatcatcaatcaatttaactcttcgctcgctcgctttgcttACGGAGAGTGCACTGCTCCTTCTGTGTACTGTACACACCCGTGGTTCGTAGCACATAGGTCTGTTTCCCGTTTACAATTACATtacgtttaattgtttctgTATCCGATAAAGACCCCCCCAAAAGGTAAATAAAGAAAagtaacgaaacaaaacacattcgaTCACTCGCAGGATCGGATCAGATCGGAtcggcagcgacggcggcgatgaGGAGATTGTCGGCGGCAGCCGTAGCCGCCGGTCCCGGTCAGCGGGTTAAGGCGAAACCGGTGTAGAAGCTTCCTCCTCCCCGCTACTCTCGCTGGCCGGTTCCGAGAGTATCGTGAAAAAGTGCGTGGTCGACTTTAGACAAACGCCTTTGCCATTCGCCTCGAGCGGATCCTTCGAATCCTTCCACAACATGAAGCCCTCCAGGACGACGTAGCGATCGTACAGCTCCTGGAAGATGGTCGACAGCAAGTTCTGCGGGTGCtgcagctccaccaccagctgctggacCGCATACAACGCCTGCAGTTCACGCTCCGCCTGATTGTGGATGTACCTCTGCAGCAGCGTGTGCCACCGCTCGAACTTGGCCTGGTTCAGCCGCCGGTCGTCCATGCAGTGCTTGAATACGACCCTCGTGATCGTCCGGATGAACTCGTTGGACTGTTGCCGCTCCGAGCCGACATACTTGTCGATCCAGTTGAATATCTCCACGTTCTCGGCTTGACTTAGCAGGAACTGGTGTAACCGGGCAACCACTGCCGGCATATCGACCGTCGGAGGGCGCCGGTTGCGATCCTCGAGCAAGTACGACAGTCCGGCGTTCGTCACAAGCTTCTCCAGCTCGTCCTGCCCACCGGCAGGTTTGTAGAAATCGGCGAACGACAGCGTTGATTCGTGCCACAGCAAGAGCGTCGCATCTTTGCCGTGGTTCGTCTCGTAGTTCTGCAGTAGCGCCTCGAGCAACAGCCAACCGTAATCTGGCTGGGAGAGTTGCAGCTGGCGCAGATCTTGCAGCACGATATGCCGATCGTGGAGCAGTGGCACGATGAAATCGGCCAGGAAGTTCCACAGCTTCGGAAGATCGATCAAAATGTCACCAGCATCCTTCAGCAGATCCTGCAGCGCGTGCATGTAGTCGGCCCGCGTGACCATTCGTCGACGGAACAGCTCTGCCACCAGCTCGGTTGCGGCCTTGCGGTTCTTCGCGTCCCGCTCAATGTTATCTTGTAGCAGCTTCATAGGCACCGCGAAGTAGTCGCTGGGATCGATCTTTTCCATGATCTCTTCCACCAGATCCTGCAGATCACGCTCATCACTGTACTGCCATGTTTTCGACGAGAGCTTCTCCAGTTGCTCCATGCACAGCTCTTTGTCCGGGTACGACGTACGTCGAGCAGGATTGGGGGCCGCACTGCCGGCCCTTGCTGGACCACTTCGATTCGTACCACTCAACGCCGATGGCGTCGAAGCTGGCATCTGTATCGCCTGGTAGAATTGGCCGGTAGAGGAGGaccttccactgctgctgccgctaccactgccaccaccaccaccaccgctggacgAAGTTCCGTACGCTGGCATACGATTGGCTTGCTGTGGAGCATGCTGGCGGGAATTGCCAAGGGCTACCTGTCGGATGTTACCCTGCTGTTGCATCGACGGTGGTCCCATCTTGcctcgatcccgatcccgatcccgatcccgatcacggtcacgatcgcgatcacgctcACGCTCACGATCCATCATATCACGCCCACTGCCACCGGAAGACGGTTCCCTTGAAGATCGCGAGTTGTACCGATCCTCGTTCTGGCTGCTACTACTTCCGTATCTTGCATAACGATCGCGTTCCATCGAACCTTTGTGGTGGTAGCCACCTGAATCTTTACCTCCGCCGTAGCCCTTGTGAtcacggtcgcggtcgcggtcacgATCGCGGTCCCGATCGCGGTCTCGGTCCCGATCCCGGTCCCGATCACGATCATTCATGTCGCGATCGGAGAGGCTGTTGTTGCTTGAGGCCGCTGAGgcagcggctgccgctgccgccgcacCCTCCTCGTTGCCCAGCGCTGCGAACATATTGTTCTTCCACTTGTTCGTCTGGTAGTTGGCCGCACGTCCCAACTGCGACGTATCGACGTTCACCGATAGCACGAGTTTCTTTGGATCGATCGTTAGCGAGcggttgttgcggttgctggATATTTTCTGgaatccatcgtcatcggtttgCAgacgaccaccgccacccttcGCATTAGGCCCACTGCCACGATCGCTACCTCCCCCTCGCCCAAGACTGCCCTGGCTGTAGCCCTGAcctccaccgccgccgccaccgcccatcccgccaccaccactggacaTCTTGGAGAGTGTACTCGACGAGTTTCGCGAACCGCCTCCTCCGCCTAATCGATCGTTGCCCCCACCATCCTTGCCACGGGGCATAAAGTTCATCATGTTCTGCTGGATTTGCTCCGATTCGGCCTCCCGCGCTATCTGCGAGATCGTCTTCGGGTTCAGATCCTGGCGCCGCGGGATCCAGCCACTGTTGCGCAAATCGATCAAATCCTGAATCATGAAGCGGATGCGACTACTGATTTTGTAGTGATCTCTGTTGCGTACGATTTCTCCGAGCGTCTGGAAGTGGTGCTCGAGCGAACCCGATCCACTAGCGTTGATGTCGCGTTCCATCTTGCTACCGATCGTTGTCAGCAGTTTGCACAGACACTCGAGCGTCTCCTCGTTGTAGCGACCATCACTCTCTTTCTGTATCAGCATGTCAATGCAGCGCTGCATAATCGTCAGCCGCAGTTGATCGTCCTTGTACAGCTCACCGATGAACCGCACCATACCGACCGCGCGGCGTCGCATCTTCACCTCCGTCTCCTCCAGCTGCAGCTTCAGCTCTTCGTACTCCTCCTTGCCCAGATGTTTGCTGGACTCGAGCTGTTCTTTCGTCTCCTGGGCCGCCTTCGCTTTCTCGTCACCTCGCTTCTCGAATTCCTTTTGGCAGCGTTCCAGCAATCGCTTACGGAAGCTCTTATCCTGGTTCGGCACCGCAATCGTGGCCAGCTCTTTGCACATCTTCGAATACGCCTGGGCAAAGTTGGGCTCCGAAATCGCCTTCTCGAACACGAGCTGGATGCACCCATCCAGCTGCTCATCCGTCTCGATCTTGGACGACTTGACCTGATCGACCAGCTTGCCGAAGTTCTCCGGCGTTAGCTTGTTCAGGATGCTACGGAAGCTAcggagcagctgctgcgtCTCGTCACACTGCTCCCGAGATGCGCGCGATGGGCGCCATGCGTTCGCACACTCGTTCAGCTTCACCTCCTCGTTCAGTGTGACCGTCAACTTGATCATGCCGGCCTTATTGCCCGCCTTACCCATGCCCTGCTGCGATTGCTTGTTCGCCTGCCCACCGGacatgctgccgctgccgccactgtTGCCTTGCTGGGACGATCGCTTCGCGGTGTACGATTGCCGCATCTGACCCATTCCGCCTCCCCCGCcgcttccaccgccaccgccgatcTTCATAAAGTTAGGCATCAACGAGAACTGATTATTACTATACgcgttgccaccgccaccgccacctcctccaccgcccATATGGTGGTTCGAGAAGTTGGTCTTGACGAGCACGTTCTCCAGATTGTTCGGCAAATTGGCGGGCTTCTCTAGTGCCGGAGCGGCGTTCtttagcagcatcagctgatCACGCGAATACTTCTTTTTGCCCTCTGGATTGCCGGGGCTCCACTGATCGGCATCGTAATCGATCAGCGTGATCGACTTCGACTTGACAGCCGACGACGCAAGGCTTGCCTTTGGCTTGACTGCCTCTGGAGCggcggcaggagcagcagccggcgccgtcgctgccgtcgtCACCGAGGCTGTTGGTTTTACATTGACCGCACTTCCATTGGTCACCGATTCCTGAGGGGCTGTTGTTGTCTTGCCTCTCGGTTCCTCGCTGTGGCTCACTACAGGCGCTACCGGCGGTTGAGGCGTAACTACGTTACGATTATCATCTAAACTGTTGCTAGTGACCGTTGGTGTGGATGtagcgctgttgttgttactgctgttgttgctactgttgttaCTGCTATCGCCGCTGCTACtagtcgtcgttgttgtcgttatCGTCACTGCTGGCTCTGCCACAACATCCAACACCGTTTGCTGGTCCGATTTTGTTTGATCCTTGATCGtttgctcctcctgctgctcggaCACGTCAGCTTGCTTCTCAGCATTAGTTTTGTTGCCGGGAGGCAGCGGAACGGTGGCAGCTTCCTTGATTTCCGGAGCAGCACGCGTTTCCTTGGGGTCTGTAGCTGGTGCTACGGCACCACTCGTGCTATCGCCCGTGCTTAAGTTTCTTAAGTCCACactattattatttatattatcATTATCTACGTGGTGCTTATCGCTAGGCTCCTTATGCAAAGGAAGCTTCTCTTCTTGCTTTTCGGCTACCGTCACCGAGCGATCCGTCTCATCCACAGCAACAGTCGTGGACGGATGTGCGGGAAGCCTTTCGCTACTCTTCCGATCCACTTTCCGTTCCTCCGTAGTAGGCTCTTTAGAGGCTGacttcgatcgttcgctttgctgctgtttcttcgcttcctcagccactttcatttcatgttctcgttgctgttgctgcaactgctgctgctgctgctgctgctgctgttgttggtgttgttgctggtggtgctgtttttgctgttgcttcgatGGGGGCAACGTGGTggctttcgtttcgctgtCCACAAGCTTCAAATTTGCTACATGTTCGACCAAGTCGTGATCATTGGTGCTATCGACAATGACACCGGAAGAAGCTGGCACCACAACGTTCGCATTGCGTTCGTCCTCGGTAGGCAACACCGCTGAAGGAGGGGGATGTGAAGGtgcttccaccatcaccatcactggaGTTGGGTCGACCGGAATAGGGATCGGGACCGGCACGACAACCGGATTGacgaccggcggtggtggaaccgTGGCGATCGCTACCGATGGTGGCACAAACGGTGCCGCATCGGTGGAAAGCGTCGATTTCTCCGACAGCGTACGGTATCTTCGATCGTTGCTCGAAGGTGGTGGAACCGAGGTTTGTGGAGGTGGCTCCGTAAGGTAGTTGTTTACGCCGGCTACGTGATGGAGCAGTTCGCCACTACCATCCACCATCGATACCGGTAAGCTAGTGTGACCCTGAGCTGCTgccgcggctgctgcagctgctgctactgctgcagcttgCTGTGCTTGAGCAACAGCTGCGGCCGCAGCCGCCTGAGCCTGTGCTTGTGCCTGGGCTTGGGCTTGGGCCTGTGCctgcgcttgctgctgcgcttgCTGTTGAGCATGCTgctgtgcttgttgttgtgcagctACCTGCATTGCGTacgaatgatgctgatgacgctgctgctgatgatgatgctgctgctgctgctgttgttgttgctgttgctgctgctgttgttgttgctgctgttgttgttgctgttgctgttgctgttgctgctgctgctgctgctgctgttgctgctgctgatgatgatggtggtggtggtgttgctgctgctgctgttgttgctgggcaacgtgcatctgctgctgatgcgagtgctgcggttgttggtgctgctgcgattgatgatgataatgatgcgaCGGGGGTTGTTGCTTcacgtgctgctgatgatgctgtgggtGATGCATGCCCACAGTACCATCGGTCagcggcttcttcttcttcgaaccGTACTGTATGTTGGTGATTTCGACTGATGGTCCATCGGATATGGCCGATACGACGGGAGTTCCTGTCGTCAGTTCGACCGGCATCGGTAGATGTGGCGGCAGATGTGGTGGCGGGTGCGAATGATGATTCGGCAACGCCATCTTGAGCCCACCGGCGAGATAGACAtcgtgcgagtgtgttggaGGCGGTGGACCACCAGAAACTGTCTGCTGGTGTtgatgtggctgctgctgctgctgctgttgctgagcaACCACTGAACGGCCACCCGAAAGATCATGCCCGGTAACCAACATCTGGGCCGTTGGTGGGGGTCCTCCGTGGGTGTGTGTGGAAGGCGGAGGTTGCATATGCAAGTGAGGCTGCGGAGGTTGCTGTGATGACggcggttgttgctgcggctgcggtggtggtcccatGGTACTCACCATCGAAGGAGGCACTCCCATTTCCACCGGAGGTTGCTGCGTAGCGTAGTCGTCAAGGGGACCGGTAACattcggtgctgttgctgcggtggcCCCGCCTGTCGATACGGTGGCGGCTGAGCCGCTGGATGATACCGatccaccactagcaccagctGACGAGGAGCTCGATGACGTCTTATTGTACAAGCTCTCCGTGATGTCCACCCTGGTGTCCGGATGGATGATGCTTAGGGCGAACTTACGCTTTTCGCGTATTGTCGGTGGTTTCACGGtttcaccgtggccaccagctcCAGTACCGGCTACACCCGGTGGGCCCCCTTGCTGCAGATGGGGCGGAGGGGCGATCATGCTGGGCATTGGCGAGAAGGAGGCGTGGGGCGGTTGGGACGACACCACGGCCACCTGGGCGGCCGAGGCCGCCTGTGGATGCTGCTCGAGGGACGCCAGCTGCGTCGTGGTGACCTGTTGCTGGGCCTGCTGTGGATGCATGTGTTGCATCATCTCATGTGGAACCTGCATCGGAGCTGGCTGCTGATTCGGTTGCGGTGGCTGCGACAACGGCACTTGCGAAATCTGCGAGGAGAGAGCAAAGTTCTTCAGTTCCCGCCCGACTGGGGTGTGCCGCCGGGACGTCACCATCGACGGCTGACTGTTGGTGGCGCTATTTACATTAACTAAATTGTTCTCTCCTCCCGGCTGTCGGCGACCGCCCGccgcctggtgctggttcacCACCGAGTACATGTACGACGGATGCTGATACACCACGTGCACGTTGTTCATGTTCGCCCACGGGGTCGGTATTCGCTGCAGCGGCTGCATGTAGTTGAGCGCCAGCGGCATTTGCTGGAAAGGGGCCATCTGCATGCCACGGGGGCGCGTCGATTGGCCCCCGCCAGCCCCGCGAAACACGGGCTGCTGCGAGTAGATAGCGTTCGGGTTCATCATCGCTTGCTGCGACTGAAGCTTCATATcgggctgcggctgctgctgctgctgctgttgctgctgctgttgctgctgctgcgaggctGGGTTTCCCGAGGGCATGCCCCTCAGGACCGCACCGGGTGGCAGCGGCCCACCACCACTTTGCATTTTGTTACTTTGCGTCACACTAGACAGAGCATAATTATTTGCCTGCCACACGGAAGTTTCATAGAAACACTGAAAAGAGGAAGGAGGATAGGTAAAGCCTTTCGCCCAAGAACTTCACCCTCGCACTCGCATCCGCACCACTGCCACAACGAGTTGTCCCGATCGGGAGACGTTACAGGTCAGGCAGGGAGCAGGCAGGGAGGCAGGAGCGAGGGGAAAAGGATTTGGTTCCGGCTGGCGAGTGCCCGAGTTGATTACGGGGACGTTATGCAttcagcggcggcggcagtgacggcgacggcgacacgTTACCAACCGGAgaatgcacgcacgcacgcgagaCGCAACATACGGGCACCCgcgcgagtgagtgagatggCCGGGGGAGagtgcgaaaaaaaaggcccgtgtGGAAAATGCGGTCCCGCATTCCACGGAGCGTTTTCGCCGTCTTACCTAGTCTATCGGGAAACCGCACTCATCGTTTACGTTTAGCAATTTGCGAGCCCGACCAGTACACGCACCAAAAAGTGCCCGGGCCGCCGAGAAAGGAGAAAATAGCAGCAAATATAGGTTATCTGCCGTCTAACCAACTaagcacctgctgctgctgctgctgctgcgcggctGAGAGGGTAGAGGGAGGAGAAGGGTTTGTCTCCTTCCGTGAGTACGGCCGTTTCGGCTCGCAGTTTACGAGAATCCGAGCGCCCGGTACTGCGCGGCCTCCGAAGGATCGCGTGTTCGAGCGCGGGAGCGAAATTTCCACCAGCGATGTCGTTTTCCACAATTATTTTTACCACAAATTCAgcattttcagcaaaaaaattaTTGGCCGAAGAGCCGTTTTGACAGCTTGTCACGAAGACCGACGTAAAAAAAGCGGACCGTTTGCGCGCTGGCAACACTGCGCCGACTGGCAGCACGGATTGCTCGGGCGGCGCGgc is a window of Anopheles aquasalis chromosome 2, idAnoAquaMG_Q_19, whole genome shotgun sequence DNA encoding:
- the LOC126572587 gene encoding eukaryotic translation initiation factor 4 gamma 3-like — encoded protein: MQSGGGPLPPGAVLRGMPSGNPASQQQQQQQQQQQQQQPQPDMKLQSQQAMMNPNAIYSQQPVFRGAGGGQSTRPRGMQMAPFQQMPLALNYMQPLQRIPTPWANMNNVHVVYQHPSYMYSVVNQHQAAGGRRQPGGENNLVNISQVPLSQPPQPNQQPAPMQVPHEMMQHMHPQQAQQQVTTTQLASLEQHPQAASAAQVAVVSSQPPHASFSPMPSMIAPPPHLQQGGPPGVAGTGAGGHGETVKPPTIREKRKFALSIIHPDTRVDITESLYNKTSSSSSSAGASGGSVSSSGSAATVSTGGATAATAPNVTGPLDDYATQQPPVEMGVPPSMVSTMGPPPQPQQQPPSSQQPPQPHLHMQPPPSTHTHGGPPPTAQMLVTGHDLSGGRSVVAQQQQQQQQPHQHQQTVSGGPPPPTHSHDVYLAGGLKMALPNHHSHPPPHLPPHLPMPVELTTGTPVVSAISDGPSVEITNIQYGSKKKKPLTDGTVGMHHPQHHQQHVKQQPPSHHYHHQSQQHQQPQHSHQQQMHVAQQQQQQQQHHHHHHHQQQQQQQQQQQQQQQQQQQQQQQQQQQQQQQQQQQQQQHHHQQQRHQHHSYAMQVAAQQQAQQHAQQQAQQQAQAQAQAQAQAQAQAQAAAAAAVAQAQQAAAVAAAAAAAAAAQGHTSLPVSMVDGSGELLHHVAGVNNYLTEPPPQTSVPPPSSNDRRYRTLSEKSTLSTDAAPFVPPSVAIATVPPPPVVNPVVVPVPIPIPVDPTPVMVMVEAPSHPPPSAVLPTEDERNANVVVPASSGVIVDSTNDHDLVEHVANLKLVDSETKATTLPPSKQQQKQHHQQQHQQQQQQQQQQQLQQQQREHEMKVAEEAKKQQQSERSKSASKEPTTEERKVDRKSSERLPAHPSTTVAVDETDRSVTVAEKQEEKLPLHKEPSDKHHVDNDNINNNSVDLRNLSTGDSTSGAVAPATDPKETRAAPEIKEAATVPLPPGNKTNAEKQADVSEQQEEQTIKDQTKSDQQTVLDVVAEPAVTITTTTTTSSSGDSSNNSSNNSSNNNSATSTPTVTSNSLDDNRNVVTPQPPVAPVVSHSEEPRGKTTTAPQESVTNGSAVNVKPTASVTTAATAPAAAPAAAPEAVKPKASLASSAVKSKSITLIDYDADQWSPGNPEGKKKYSRDQLMLLKNAAPALEKPANLPNNLENVLVKTNFSNHHMGGGGGGGGGGNAYSNNQFSLMPNFMKIGGGGGSGGGGGMGQMRQSYTAKRSSQQGNSGGSGSMSGGQANKQSQQGMGKAGNKAGMIKLTVTLNEEVKLNECANAWRPSRASREQCDETQQLLRSFRSILNKLTPENFGKLVDQVKSSKIETDEQLDGCIQLVFEKAISEPNFAQAYSKMCKELATIAVPNQDKSFRKRLLERCQKEFEKRGDEKAKAAQETKEQLESSKHLGKEEYEELKLQLEETEVKMRRRAVGMVRFIGELYKDDQLRLTIMQRCIDMLIQKESDGRYNEETLECLCKLLTTIGSKMERDINASGSGSLEHHFQTLGEIVRNRDHYKISSRIRFMIQDLIDLRNSGWIPRRQDLNPKTISQIAREAESEQIQQNMMNFMPRGKDGGGNDRLGGGGGSRNSSSTLSKMSSGGGGMGGGGGGGGQGYSQGSLGRGGGSDRGSGPNAKGGGGRLQTDDDGFQKISSNRNNRSLTIDPKKLVLSVNVDTSQLGRAANYQTNKWKNNMFAALGNEEGAAAAAAAASAASSNNSLSDRDMNDRDRDRDRDRDRDRDRDRDRDRDRDHKGYGGGKDSGGYHHKGSMERDRYARYGSSSSQNEDRYNSRSSREPSSGGSGRDMMDRERERDRDRDRDRDRDRDRDRGKMGPPSMQQQGNIRQVALGNSRQHAPQQANRMPAYGTSSSGGGGGGSGSGSSSGRSSSTGQFYQAIQMPASTPSALSGTNRSGPARAGSAAPNPARRTSYPDKELCMEQLEKLSSKTWQYSDERDLQDLVEEIMEKIDPSDYFAVPMKLLQDNIERDAKNRKAATELVAELFRRRMVTRADYMHALQDLLKDAGDILIDLPKLWNFLADFIVPLLHDRHIVLQDLRQLQLSQPDYGWLLLEALLQNYETNHGKDATLLLWHESTLSFADFYKPAGGQDELEKLVTNAGLSYLLEDRNRRPPTVDMPAVVARLHQFLLSQAENVEIFNWIDKYVGSERQQSNEFIRTITRVVFKHCMDDRRLNQAKFERWHTLLQRYIHNQAERELQALYAVQQLVVELQHPQNLLSTIFQELYDRYVVLEGFMLWKDSKDPLEANGKGVCLKSTTHFFTILSEPASESSGEEEASTPVSP